In Acanthopagrus latus isolate v.2019 chromosome 23, fAcaLat1.1, whole genome shotgun sequence, the genomic window TTCGATTCCCCCGCAATGAGAAGGCCTGCAGTAAGGTGAACTGCTTGATGGCAGATGTTCTATGTTAAACAGAGTGGAGGTGGTTTAACTGTGACCCAGAGGGCTCATTttacaaaccaacacacactcactgcacaCAGGGCAAAAAATGTTGTGGATCTTCATTATTCTGTCCTGTATGTCCTCGATTTACACTCCATCCTCCAACTTTTATAGGAAATTTAAAGAGATGCTTTTAGACTCTGGCTCTGAGTGGATTCAGTCAGAGTGATGAAACTGTTCCAGTAGACCTCAAGCAAGTCATCATCTTTAATAATTCAAGTTcagtttaaatatgaaaatatccACAACTTGAGCATCAACAGCATCTAAACATCTGTGCACAACTTGAAATGAGCATTTCCGTAGTCTATAGATTGCAGTGAATTTTGCTTACATTTGTGAAGTGCCAGTGGGGATATCTGCTGTTACGTGGATGATTGGATCCTTAACCATGTGAGCAGAAGTAGATTTACATAAGGTCTACTCATTCAAACTCTGCATCCTGACCGTCCTCAAACAAAACATCCCCGTGACATGTAGAAAATGAGCACTGagtaaaacacaaagcagaatCTAGCTCCAGAGTGAAATactctgctgtttttcaatCTTGTATTCACTggtaaaaatcaaacaacaactgATGCTTTTTATCTGACCAAAAGAACCACTGAGCCGGTTCACATAAAGATTTTCAGTGTGATGGTGGAGATCTAAATATAACGAGGGGAGTATGTTCAGAGGTGTGTGCCAACTGGGTCAGTGCCTCCTCCCCATCATCCCTGCAACTTACAGGCCATTCCTGGCACACTTTGGCTTCTCTGCTTTTGAACCCATCAGCCTGCTTTCAGGCCTGAAGTTGGCTGATTCAGTGTTGATATCAAAACTCTGTGGTCAAATGATGAATCTGCTCACCCCCTGTTGCTGCTGGTTGCAGTTGTTTTATTCTGCCTGGTTACTTTGGAATATTCAAGATGATTTCCATTCCAACTGCTGGTTTCCTTTGCCGGCGCTCAGTGTGAGAGCAGCTGAGTGCCTGAAATGTGGCCTGaaactgcacacacatgcgggagcacatttatacacacacactcccccgCAGAGAGCATTCATTTGTatcatctcacacacaaatCTGGAACTCTTCATCTGTCCCATGCTCTggcacatgcacatgtgtggGTCGGAGTTACAAGGAAACATGCGCACCCGAGTGCACACTGAGGCCTACTACAaactcaagcacacacatacacgcagacacacacacaggcagacacacacacacacacacacacacagggctgaaATGCATCCCAACCCGGGAATCAACAAATCATAAATCAGCAGATTTCCATCCAGTGTGCACGTCACAGATCAGGTTTAAcattcctcctctgcagctggaaGGACTGGAGGGGTggctgcagggagggagagggacggagagggggaaagaaagaaagaaagaaagaaagaaagaaagaaagaaagaaagaaagaaagaacgaaagaacgaaagaaagaacgaaagaacgaaagaaagaaagagtgtgaTGGGGGATGGTGAAGTTATTCTAACTAAAAAGTGACAGCCAGATTCTGGTCACTGTACCAATGAATTGTCAGTGTACTGCCTTTAACTGCAGTCAGCATTTGCATCTGCAGTGATTTTGTATAACAGGCCTTTCTGTGGTCCAGAGGATGCATGCGCACTGCAGTTGGTATGGCAGCGACAGTAAATACTCTGAAATattatacataaataaatgaataaatagtaTATATGGCTGATTAGGGACCTTTGTGTGTTTAAGGTGGACACCTGGGGTAAATATTGATGATATTGAAAAAATATACTTCAAGGACAGTTTTTTTACGGTTGACTTATTTGACTGTATTACTGTATCACTGTTGTCGTGCTACAGCAGTGCACAGTGACGCAGTCATGCTCCTTTTCGGCAATAATGGCGCACCTAATGGCGGGTCGTATCTGTGACACAtcttttatgttattttctaaGTTTCAAGATttgttactactactactactactactactattattattattattattattattattattattattagattcTATTGATCTATGTAGACCTGGTTGCAGATGGAATCTTTCAGCTGGCAGACAACATAGGTGGACTGTTATTGTCTACAGTCTACAACGTCTACCGCGCTGAATATTCCATTATTAACGGGTTATTTATTGCGGTGGATAGTCACTGACTCCTAATTTCAAGCCTACGCGAAGGTCACTTAACAGGCCTGAGTGATGATGGAGAGACACATACACTACACTctcatacagagagagagagagagagagagagagagagagagagcgcataTTTTATAACAGCTCCATGAGACTCTTTTTTTGGAGTGTCgactttctccctccttctctttctgtcctttttaaTCAGTGCAATAAATTATGTCTGCAGTAGGTGGCGCTCTGAGCTCACCCGCGGCACCTCCAAGACCAGAATAATGTGTgggtgcgcgtgtgtgtatgtgtgtgtgtgtgtgtgtgtgagagagagagagagagagagagagagagagagagagagagagagagagagacatacagagagagagagagagagtttccCCCGCCCATCCCTTCATCATTAGAAACCTCAGAGCATGAATTACCTCTCCAAAGTCATCGGCGAGAATTTACGACTGGTCAACAAAAGCACGTGAccgccccccccctccctctctctctctctctctctctctctctcctccctcacctcacCCCTCACCtcccccatcacacacacacacacacacacacacacacacccctcaatctaacacactaacacacaccaCCCCACCCCCATATTTGGACGGCGCATACATAGCTAAAAACGAAGTACAGTGCAACGCCATAATTCACTAATACATCATAAATCGTTGAAAGTACCCGCGTTATAACGACCAAGAGAAATCTAACAAATCAAGCGCCCCTTAGTACTCAACTGTAAGCCTGCAACTCTCTAAAACAACCTAAATGAGCTCTTACTTTGTAAACTCGTTCTCGGGGCGCTACCCAAATGGCCCCGACTATCAACTGCTAAATTATGGAGCCAGCAGCGGCGCAATGAACGGCGGGACGTACAGGGACTCTTCCTCAGCCACCATGCACCATGCGACGGGCTCTTACGGCTACAGCTACAATGGTATGGACCTGACCGTCACCAACCGAGGAGGGGGGAGCGGCGGCGCCGCCAACACCGGAGGACACTTCGGGGGCGGCTCGGTCGTAGGGGACTCCCTGGGCTTCGGCTCCGCCGCACCGGAGAGGAGCTTCAGACAGCCGCCCAGCTGCTCACTCGCTTCTGCGGCAGACTCCCTCCTGTCAACCGGTAATGGAGAAACCAAGCTGGGCGCCCGGAGCTCGTCTCCCCGCTCGGAGCAACCAGGAAGCGGTAATCTCAGCTCTCCAAACCTGTCCTCCACGTCCtccggcggcggcggcggcggcggcacgGCGCAGCGATTCACGGAGCTGGACGACGTGTCGCCAGAGACCGAGGACTTGCAGCACAACCGGGACGCCGGCCACAGCAGCAACCCGCCGCCCAGGAGCGGGCACCAGCAAGTTGTGCAGAAGCAGGAGGGCGGCCCGGCGGGATCAGCCACCGGCAGCACGACGGGCAGCGAGGCTCAGCCACCACAGATATTCCCCTGGATGAGAAAGCTGCACATTAGCCATGGTACATGCTGctcttgtgtttacagcttATTAGCTCTGTATCATACAAGTTCCAGGGCGATCATATTCATAATGCTGGCGCAATACATTAAAGACTATATGTTTGGACACATGGGGAGGGTGACAGTTTAGTGCCTGTAGAAGCTACACGGGGAGCTGTGCTGCTCTGCGCCTCTGTGAATATACACTGAAGATCGCAGACTTATTGCTGCCATGATTTGAGTTGAGTAAATTGGCTACTTGAGAATAGCTGAAAGACACATTTAGACGCCGCTCTTCATAACTGTCCGCACTCtaccaaacctttttttttcccactgcgTCGATATTATATATTCGTACGACTGTCAGTTCTCAGCAAGCGTTGCGTTTAAACCTCTGTGATGCaagagctgttttattttgcacacGTGCAGAACACGAATGACGCGAATCTCTCAGtagtttttacttgtttttttttttagaaatcaGAGAGTTACTGAACAGGACAGCTGGCCTCTCTCCGGTTAACCAGCTGAACTTATGTATTTGCGTGTTTTCTCGGTGCATCAGGGTGCGATTCGTTTTGCATTTCCCTCCTGCTGAAGCAAAGGACGCCGGATAGTTGCCCCCCTCAccatttcctccctctttttttattttagcaaaTTCCACAAAAGCGTCATAAATCTGTCAGGGGAGAGGCAAGCCGGGCAGCAAAAGCCCAACAGGCTGAGGAGCGCAGACAGAGCCGggtgggaaaagaaaaaaaaaagaggaagaaaaaagaaaagagaggccAGGAAGGCTTTGGAGGCTGTTGCTCCTTTGAAAAGTGAAGCTTTATTACGTGTGGGAACTTTATTagggaggtgagggagaggaCGGGGCAATAAAACCCTGAAGGGGTGAAAAGGGGGAAATAAAGAGGGTGATGGTGAAGAGGGctggttaaaaaagaaaacagggctGTGACAAATAAAAGCGAGTCTTTTAGTGCAGGCTGTGGAGTGGAAATAGCAGAAATAAAACGTGTGAAGAAAGAGTGCTGTCAGAACACGGGACGGTTTTACACAGCGCTGTTGCGCCTTTGCGCACCTTTATCCTGATACACCAGTGAGGTAAATCaaccctctgtgtctgtgtctgtgtgtgagggtaCAGAAGGGGGACACAATCATATTAACACCTGTAGCTGCAATGAACTCGAATTCAAAGCTGAAAACCCGCAGCCAACACCATCTGTGGAGAATAATTGGTGTCTACACTGTATAATAATGTATTCTAAAGTACtgaaggactttttttttttccttctcccgCCAGCAGTTTGTGCGCATTTCTAAATGATCACCCGTTTATACATGTTGGTGCGTCAAGCCCTCTAACCGCCTTTTGTTCGCTCCAAACCCTCAGATATGACGGGCCCAGACGGGAAACGGGCGCGGACGGCGTACACCCGCTACCAGACTCTGGAGCTCGAGAAGGAGTTCCACTTCAACCGGTACCTCACGCGGCGGCGGCGGATCGAGATCGCGCACGCGCTCTGCCTCACGGAGCGGCAGATCAAGATCTGGTTCCAGAACCGGAGGATGAAGTGGAAGaaggacaacaaactgaaaagcaTGAGCCTCGCCACCGCCGGCAGTGCCTTCCAACCCtagaaaataaaatttaaaaaaaagatatatatctCTATCATCCATCAGTCCTCTTCGGAAAGGTTACTACCATGTGCAGGCTTCCCAGGAcgagatgaaatgaaagaaaacttgaagaaaaataaagaagaagccAGCAGAAATAGAGCAAAAGGAGACAACAGTGATGAAGACAGATATATAAGAAGCAGATTCCAAATCTAGATTTTACAAACACTTCCTATCATCAGTTGAGTACTGTACAGCAGCGCAGCACTTTTATTTGTTCGGCATGTTAGTCTGTGGTGTTTTAGGgcaacgtaaaaaaaaaaatgactgtggtACTTGCtcttgtaaagaaaaaaaaaaaaaaagttagtgtTCCTGTATGTTGTCGTCGTTTTCAAATAGCTGTTCGGAGGAGATGAGTCGAGATAAGGAAAGGATGCATATTGCTACCTAACGAAGTTTCTACCTACATCCTTCCTTACAACCTTGCTACCTACTTGTTGTTTCATGTCTGAATATCGTTTTAATGTGTCGAGTGCGATGTTTTGTAATGGACACGGTGCTCTCTCGAGAAGTTAGCATGTGAGCTCTTATTGTAAGTTATTTACAGCCAATAACGCGTGTATAGCCTTCTAGTTTGagtccccccacccccattcTAATCTGCTCCTATTTTTattgaggaggcagagagggtgtgtgtgtgtgtgtgcgtgtgtgtgtgtgtgtgtgtgtgtgtgtgtgtgtgcgtgcgtgcgtgcgtgcgtgtctgtgtgtgtgcgtgagtgtgtgtgtgtgtctgtggtcgTCCAAAATCACGTCTCTGTATCATCCACATAATGTTGTGTATAGCTCTATTAATCAATACGTGTAACtgtatattattgttattattattgtaattattgaATCCATGTTTCAGAAAGGatgtatatagatatatattg contains:
- the hoxb5a gene encoding homeobox protein Hox-B5a, with translation MSSYFVNSFSGRYPNGPDYQLLNYGASSGAMNGGTYRDSSSATMHHATGSYGYSYNGMDLTVTNRGGGSGGAANTGGHFGGGSVVGDSLGFGSAAPERSFRQPPSCSLASAADSLLSTGNGETKLGARSSSPRSEQPGSGNLSSPNLSSTSSGGGGGGGTAQRFTELDDVSPETEDLQHNRDAGHSSNPPPRSGHQQVVQKQEGGPAGSATGSTTGSEAQPPQIFPWMRKLHISHDMTGPDGKRARTAYTRYQTLELEKEFHFNRYLTRRRRIEIAHALCLTERQIKIWFQNRRMKWKKDNKLKSMSLATAGSAFQP